The Equus asinus isolate D_3611 breed Donkey chromosome 22, EquAss-T2T_v2, whole genome shotgun sequence genome has a segment encoding these proteins:
- the PFDN5 gene encoding prefoldin subunit 5 isoform X2 — protein MAQSVNITELNLPQLEMLKNQLDQEVEFLSTSIAQLKVVQTKYVEAKDCLNVLNKSNEGKELLVPLTSSMYVPGKLHDVEHVLIDVGTGYYVEKTAEDAKDFFKRKIDFLTKQMEKIQPALQEKHAMKQGSPL, from the exons ATGGCGCAGTCGGTTAACATCACCGAGCTGAACCTGCCGCAGCTAGAAATGCTCAAGAACCAGCTGGACCAG GAAGTGGAGTTCTTGTCCACGTCCATTGCCCAGCTCAAGGTGGTACAGACCAAGTATGTGGAAGCCAAGGACTGTCTGAACGTGCTGAACAAGAGCAACGAGG GGAAAGAATTACTCGTCCCACTGACGAGTTCT ATGTATGTCCCTGGGAAGCTACATGATGTGGAACACGTGCTCATCGATGTGGGAACTGGCTACTATGTAGAGAAG ACAGCTGAGGATGCCAAGGACTTCTTCAAGAGGAAGATAGACTTTCTCACCAAGCAAATGGAGAAAATTCAGCCAGCTCTGCAGGAGAAGCATGCCATGAAACAGG GTTCTCCCCTTTAG
- the PFDN5 gene encoding prefoldin subunit 5 isoform X1, whose product MAQSVNITELNLPQLEMLKNQLDQEVEFLSTSIAQLKVVQTKYVEAKDCLNVLNKSNEGKELLVPLTSSMYVPGKLHDVEHVLIDVGTGYYVEKTAEDAKDFFKRKIDFLTKQMEKIQPALQEKHAMKQAVMEMMSQKIQQLTALGATQATAKA is encoded by the exons ATGGCGCAGTCGGTTAACATCACCGAGCTGAACCTGCCGCAGCTAGAAATGCTCAAGAACCAGCTGGACCAG GAAGTGGAGTTCTTGTCCACGTCCATTGCCCAGCTCAAGGTGGTACAGACCAAGTATGTGGAAGCCAAGGACTGTCTGAACGTGCTGAACAAGAGCAACGAGG GGAAAGAATTACTCGTCCCACTGACGAGTTCT ATGTATGTCCCTGGGAAGCTACATGATGTGGAACACGTGCTCATCGATGTGGGAACTGGCTACTATGTAGAGAAG ACAGCTGAGGATGCCAAGGACTTCTTCAAGAGGAAGATAGACTTTCTCACCAAGCAAATGGAGAAAATTCAGCCAGCTCTGCAGGAGAAGCATGCCATGAAACAGG CGGTCATGGAGATGATGAGCCAGAAGATTCAGCAGCTCACGGCCCTGGGGGCAACTCAGGCTACCGCCAAGGCCTGA